The Pseudomonas saponiphila DNA window GAGGATTTTGCCGGGTTCAACTGGGTATTCGGTCTATGGGAAAACGTCGCGTTGACGATCATGACCGCTACCGAACCACTGTTCGTTGCGCTCAATGAGACGACTACTGAACTGATAGTGGTCGTGGGGTTTGGCTGGCTACTGCTGGTTATCCTGCGTTTAGGTGAAGGTGCAGGCCGTACGTTTTTTGCCGGTATCCTAATTTTCCTGCTTTTGGCGTACGGGATGAGACCGGCTACCGTGACGCTTCCTAGTGGTGCGTCAGTGCGGATGGTCGAGGTCCAAGCGGTTCCGCTTAAAATTGTCATGGCGATACACGTGATGTACCGGCAGGCATTTGACCAGGTTTTGAGCGACCAGACTGTGGCCGGCACAATCGTCCCTGCGCAGGCGGCAATCGACAATATGGTTGGGCGCTCAGCGGATGTGTTTGCGGGTAGCGATCTCGCCCGGCTGATCAGGGATTACAACGCCAGTTGTGCCCCAGCACCAGCTGAGCTGGCAGGGCCTGAGCATGCAGCCAAAGTGGAGGCGTTGCATGCCATTGGCCTATTGGGCGGCGGCGGGCTTGGTATTCCGGATAAAGAAGTTGGCCTCATTGCGCAGGCGCGTACCGGCCTTGGAGGTGCATGGACATACGTTTTTGGCTCCGCTGAAGAAAATGGCGGTTGGGGAGCCTACTTGCTGGGAGGAGGAGCTGCTCGTACAGGCTTGGAGCATGTGCTCGATCAGAGAGCTATCCAATCACGCCGAGAAGCGGGTACACGAGCTTTAGAATCGGCAGGCCCCTTCATGGGGAGCAGCTATGCGTTGCCAACTCAGGCACATTGGGCTGCAAGGCTTGCAGGTCAAGATGATGCGACGCCGTCCTATTTGCCAATCAGCAAAATGCCTAATCAGAAATCGACAATCGTCGGGGATGATCAGGGAATCATGTTTCGGCCATCCAGCTGTGTAGAGGCGTACCAGATCGCGCAGATGGGAGCAGAGCAGGCCTACCAAGCGCTGCGCGACTCAGGTCAGGTCATTGCGGGTGGGCAGCGAGTCAGCGCAGAGGTCGGAGCGGTCAGTACCGCCGTGGCGTGGCAACGATTCATGGCTCGTTCTCTAGAGAGAACGACGGGCATGTCGGCTGGGGGCACCGAGGTCGCCGGTGGAATCTTGGCCGCTGCGCAGATGTTCAAAAACTTCAGTAGCTGGCTGGATCTGCAAACGCTGTTGCCGGGATATGTCATCATATCGGCTTGGTTGTTCTGGATTGTCTTGATCCTTGCCCCGCTTTTCCTGCTGCTCGCGCCGCTGCGGGGCGCTACGATACTCGTTAATTGGCTATCTCTGCTCCTTCTTCCGGTCATCGCGGTTATGACAGCCCAGATGATCACCGTCGCGATCTCACAAACTATGGCTGCTGTAGCCGTAGCGCAGGCGGGAGCTGCAAGTGGATGGACTGGAGTAGGGGCTGATTACGATGGTCTTCGTGGATTGATGTCAGCCGTAGCTGCCGTATCGCTTGGCCTTTCCACTTGGATCACTTCGAGTATGCTAGGTGTTTCGCTGGGAGGCCTAGCGGGCAGCCTTTCAGGCGCCGTGGCTACAGCTAGCGATGCGGGTCGCTTCGCTATGAAAGCGGTTGGCGTCGCCATGTTGGGGGCTAGACTGGTCGGGATAGGTGCTGCGGCTTCATCACGAGGTGGGGGTGGTTCGAGTCCTCAGAACGGTGCTGGAGTGTCTCCATCGGTCCCACGGCCTCCCAATCCGGTGGGGCCTAGCTCAATTCCACCACCTCGGCCAAGTAGTCAAGGTGCGGGGCGGTCGCTAAACCCCCCGAAACCTAACAAGTAGAGTTTGGGCAGGAGGGGCGGCGTTGACCGCCCTGGTGCAGATGATGACGCCACGTTCAGTGGGGCGCGTCTGCACAAGCCCCCCATTTCGCAGGAGCTCTCGTGCTGCTGCATGTCTCCGACAGAAATCTCAAGTTTCGTCCCGCCCCGGTATTAGGCTGCACCGCTTCACCATCGGCACGCCAGTGAGTCACATCTAGGCTGCCCGTCAATGATCCCCTCGAAACTTAGCGCTACCATCGACATGTATTCATGCCAACTAATGGCGCCACTGCCGCACCAGTGACATGCCGTTAGGATTCATCTTCATACCCTGTGACATCTTGTTATCTCCCTGGCGCACCTCGCGGCCTCTCAAGAAATCGTTACGGCATCCTCAAATCCCATTGGGGGAACTCAGCATTTTTTCTAGAGCGCAATGACACACCCTGAGATGGAGGTAACTTCAGCTTCAAATGAGGCTGGAGGTCGGTATGAAGCAGTTTTGGGTCACAGTTGTGTGTGCTGGCTCCGGTTTTTGGCTAGGGGCTTACCGTTTGGTTCCCCTATGGTTGATCGTCGTTCTGGCGGTACTAGGCGCGGGGCTGTGGGGAGTGGTCGAGTGGATTGAGCGCCGAGAAGCGAATGGCGAGGGCAAACCATGATGCGAGCCGATCTGCAGGAGCTTTTGGTGCTCTCTGTGATGTTCCCCACCTGGTCGTGGAGGCAGACGGCGGCGCGTCGGGTCATCGTGGCCACGGAGGGCTCCGTCATCCGCCTGTACTGGATGCCGGCGCTTTTATGTCTGGACGAATTACGCTGCCAACTGTTTGTGCAGCAGCTCAATGCTGTGGGCGTATGCCGTAGCTTTGGCGAGAGGTAAATGGAACAATGGCACATTGTCATCAAGGAGCGTGCTGGGTGAAGAAATGGAAGTTAGCGTTACTGGCTATGGTATCTGTGTCTGTAGCTGGATGTTGGCAGGGCGACTATGCATTCGAGGGAAAGTATTTCGCCGCAGAAGGTGAGGACTGCACAACGCCATCCAGCGCCACGGACCGAGAGCAATACTTTTTGGAGATAACCAAGCAGGTACACAACGGCACTGCACTTTACTCGGCTAAATTTCCAATCGCGGCGCGGGCAGGAGCCCCGATTGTCGCCGCTCAAAGCGTCTCGGCAACAGACGATGATGAGCTTACCTTCAACTTCACCAAGCCAGAGGTGTCGGGAACGTTTTCAGGTAGCCCGGCAGTCGATATTGTCATCACCGTCATTCCGAACAAGAGTAAGGATGGTCATCTTTGGCTCAAAAAGGCAGAGCTCACAAGCGTGAGGAATGGAAAGGTCAGCGAAGCTGATCTTCTTAAAAACTTACGGCAAGCTATTCAAATAGGAAGGGTGGGAGCTTGTCTAAAAAAATCTACGGCATCAGCTTTATGATCGGTGACTCTCGCTACCTTGGGCAGTAAAGCTTTATCTTTGATGACGCGTCAGAAACCTGCTAAAGCGGCGCCGACTTTCTAAACCTTCAAAGGCTCAGCTGGCTGGTAGTCGGCCGCCGCGAATAGCGGGCAATGGATATGGGCGAGTTAGGCGCGCTTAATGTCTGAGGCGTCGCCGAATGCCTGCCTCCGTATCCTGCCGCTCCGCCTCATGTTCGTAGGTCTCCACCATTGATGTTAAAAGTGATGAAGATACGAACGGATGGGAAAAGTTTAGAGCCTCGGCCCATCTGTGATACTTCGCAGCTAGCTCTCTCTCCTGGCCTCCTCCCTCGCCACGCCAATGTGCGCCTCGGGAGTTGTAGAGCCCGGTATGAGCTCCTTGCGAAATCTCTTCGGAACCCAGCTCCTCCATGACATCGCGAACAACTTCATTTGGCCACACCCCATCCTTCCCCACAGGGGCATGCGATAGAAGCTTACCAAGGCAAATATCGGCTATTTCACTTCGGTCGAGTTCGAAGCATCTTTGGCGGACTGTCGCTATCCATTCAGATAGCTTTTCACGGGCGAGTTCCTCTATGGCTTCATCCTCGCCAGGTATCCGCTCCAAGGCTGTAAGCAAGCGATATCCTTGTTTAGCCAAGCGCTGCCTTCCTTCTTCGGTGCTTGACTCTGAAGGATCACTCCCAGGAGTACTGCGCTTGTACGTCCAAGTTATAGCCTGGACGAATATTTCAGGATGGTCCTCGACATAGCGTTCTAGATTAGGAATTTGATGTCCATCACCACCTCGAAGCGAGGAAGCCAATACATCAATAAACATAAACTCAAGACCGGCTTTTTCCTCAATTGGCACATCGGGGTTTCGATCTAAGAGTTTAAAGGCTTGTTGGACCTCATAGCTTTGAAGCTGGTATTCACCGCCTTTATCGTTGCTTTCTTTTGAGATCCCGGAAAGCATCTTAACCAGTAGCTCTGGACGTACTTCATCAAGCTTGAAGTGAACTGAGGAGAAAGCTGCGCGAGGTCTTCCCGCACTAAGAAGATTCATGATGCCTTCGTTGTTCTGGTCTGGCGCATCAAGCACAAACTCCGGAACTACATCGCGCCAGTAACGACCCTGAGCATTAGATGAGAGTTGATCTAAGAGAGACCAAGTTTCTCTGCAATAACGTGAAAGAAGTAACATCTGCAGGGCGTCATTTTCAGAAATCTCATTGAGTAAATTCATGAAAAGAGTGGTGTGCTGTTCTTGATCAAGTCCCCTCAAAACGCCACTTGCGATGGAGTAATAGCTAGGGTTTTCATTCCCCTTGCCTATGCACTGTAGTACTAGTTCCCCAATCTGCTCAGCCTGCAAGATTCCGCGCGTTAGATACCAGCCGATTTGCCGGTGAGAATTGCCCTTAGCAGCAAGATCAAAAACTCCATTTAAACCATTAGTGGAGACAATCTCGCTCAAGGCTTCAAGGCGAAGTTTTTCGATGCGACGTTCGCGAGCCTCAAAATCAAGCTCCTCGCTAGAGAGTTCATCTGCTGACTCATCTACCCAGCCCTGCCTGAACAGCCATTCGTGCTTATTGACGACGTCAGTTGGCTCCATCGAGGCGTAAACATCCTTCGCGATTTTTGTAAGCATTGCCTGAGCAACTTCGTCACGAGCGGTCTTCCGTCTGCGTCTTGACAGCACCGTCACGCGGATTTTTTCACGTACGCGGGCGATATCGGCATCTGTAGCTCCAGCTATTCGCCATTCGCCAATTAGTTTCCAGACCTTCTCTTGGTCCTCGACCGATAGCGCGTGAAGCCTCGCGATGAGGTCACAGATCATGTCTACTGTGTAGGACGGCCTGCTCAGCGCTATATTGACCATTTCGCGGACAAAATTATTGATAGGCTCCCAGGTGCTGAATGGCTCACCGAAGCCATATCCATCTGGCCTCCATTTGGGTTTGTGGGTGTAGTCTCCAACCCGACTACCGAAATCACCGAACTGCTGGAGGCAGATTTCCCAGCCTACTGAAGGGTGTTTCTCCATCAGCATATGCATGGCCTTCAACCGCAAGGCGTGATCAGCTGCTGTCTGCGGCATCCATGCTCTAAATATCGACCCCAGCGAACTGATTGGCTTATTCCCCCAATTATCATGAATTTTGATCTCGGCGAGCCGCCCTAAAATTTTGACTGCTCTAGGAAAGGTTGCAGGATTCCAAGCCAGCCCCTCAAGCGCCCAAAGAAGACCTGTGCGTTTAGGTGATGCAAAGGGGTCTGGTGCGACAGGGTGTAGCAAGTCCATTGTGCAGGGCATATCTGATCTGAGGTCGCGCTCTATAATGCTCAAGAATTCCTTGGGGGCCGCTTCTGCATAGAGT harbors:
- a CDS encoding HigA family addiction module antitoxin; protein product: MEKKDTSPHPGHWVRDNILKPRKLTVTEAAKLIGISRPGVSNFLNAKVSATPDMAARLERVFGVPATDILNLQNSFDSHAAKTGAATASARAYVAPFLSITGNDISDWFSKTIAARTQLSVLLRTLVNSTGDNLEKVDFPGNDDAERPGWDGFIKASSGTPWIPEGVSGWEFGVNVDIKGKADGDFSKSVKAIEKADRENTTFVFVTPRRWPGKTAWVTAMQAKGLWKDVRAYDVSDLEQWMETSIAAQTWFANQTERPSKGVRTLEKCWTDWANVATPPLHPSLFSTPIDVWRSRIKSFLSKCDSEPLIITADSVEEAIAFLSQMFSEPEFHTHKDQVLVFDECGVLPHLAQSTTNFIAVAHTRNVEREFGPYSGSLRTIVVYPRNAANANPNIILEPLGYEAFNKALEAMNKGRDDINRFTNASGRSLTVLRRVLSTIPAIKTPTWAVNHQTASDLVPLVLLGTWDTRNDADHTALSLLANDLSFDALERRVQELLLLNDSPMWSLGNYRGVISKIDSLFAISGSVTLGDLNHFFEIAKIVLGEDDPALDLPEKDRWAAAIHGKKREFSSALRNGISETLVLLAVNGKHLFGQRLGFDGEVAAARLVSELLEPLETRKLEANDRDLPLYAEAAPKEFLSIIERDLRSDMPCTMDLLHPVAPDPFASPKRTGLLWALEGLAWNPATFPRAVKILGRLAEIKIHDNWGNKPISSLGSIFRAWMPQTAADHALRLKAMHMLMEKHPSVGWEICLQQFGDFGSRVGDYTHKPKWRPDGYGFGEPFSTWEPINNFVREMVNIALSRPSYTVDMICDLIARLHALSVEDQEKVWKLIGEWRIAGATDADIARVREKIRVTVLSRRRRKTARDEVAQAMLTKIAKDVYASMEPTDVVNKHEWLFRQGWVDESADELSSEELDFEARERRIEKLRLEALSEIVSTNGLNGVFDLAAKGNSHRQIGWYLTRGILQAEQIGELVLQCIGKGNENPSYYSIASGVLRGLDQEQHTTLFMNLLNEISENDALQMLLLSRYCRETWSLLDQLSSNAQGRYWRDVVPEFVLDAPDQNNEGIMNLLSAGRPRAAFSSVHFKLDEVRPELLVKMLSGISKESNDKGGEYQLQSYEVQQAFKLLDRNPDVPIEEKAGLEFMFIDVLASSLRGGDGHQIPNLERYVEDHPEIFVQAITWTYKRSTPGSDPSESSTEEGRQRLAKQGYRLLTALERIPGEDEAIEELAREKLSEWIATVRQRCFELDRSEIADICLGKLLSHAPVGKDGVWPNEVVRDVMEELGSEEISQGAHTGLYNSRGAHWRGEGGGQERELAAKYHRWAEALNFSHPFVSSSLLTSMVETYEHEAERQDTEAGIRRRLRH